One part of the Salinivirga cyanobacteriivorans genome encodes these proteins:
- a CDS encoding tetratricopeptide repeat protein, whose amino-acid sequence MKTSFKYLTIVMAAIMLFAGCKELEKMQKMADQVTLNVQKSPVEMHGDSIAIKLTGSFPPKFFQKKAQLEVTPVLKYNGQEVAFKSIKLQGEDVEANNKVIPFESGGSFEIVDKIAYDPAMREATLIARGTATVKDESMVVLEREVAPGVMSTATLLDFSDAKVVRAADNFQRVTYDSKEAKIQFLINRYNIRGRELRKDEIKAFNDYIKQVAEKENMNIENITIDAYASPDGTVELNTELSEDRKNVTEKYLGNTVKKANIEIEKEKNVYNTRSVAEDWEGFKKELKKSDVPDKDLILRVLSMYNDPEVREKEIRNISAAFEELKDEVLPQLRRSEFRMKVAVVGFSDEEIAKFAKEKPDTLNVEELLYAATITEDLDEQKQIFTTVTEQYSDDWRGHNNLGVVNYLNGNYADALTSFEAAKAIEANNSKVLNNLGAVALAQGDVEKASEYLKAATAGGNETSYNQALIATKKGEYEDAVDMYASSKYQTVNFALAKLLQYSRTQNEQAYDAALGILEKVENKENPLLYYVKAVVGARKQDSDMLFNNLRTAIEKNADLKQTAATDVEFRRYKEDATFTSIVE is encoded by the coding sequence ATGAAAACAAGTTTCAAGTACTTAACAATCGTTATGGCTGCCATCATGCTGTTCGCCGGCTGTAAAGAGCTGGAGAAAATGCAGAAAATGGCTGACCAGGTAACCTTAAATGTACAAAAAAGTCCGGTTGAAATGCACGGAGATAGCATTGCAATCAAGTTAACAGGTTCCTTCCCTCCAAAGTTCTTCCAGAAAAAAGCACAACTGGAGGTAACACCAGTGTTAAAATATAATGGACAGGAAGTTGCATTTAAGTCAATAAAACTTCAGGGAGAAGATGTTGAAGCCAACAATAAGGTAATACCTTTTGAGAGTGGTGGTTCTTTCGAAATTGTAGATAAAATTGCATATGATCCCGCAATGCGCGAAGCAACACTTATTGCACGCGGCACAGCTACAGTTAAAGACGAAAGCATGGTTGTCCTGGAGCGTGAGGTTGCTCCTGGCGTAATGTCTACTGCTACATTGCTTGACTTTTCAGATGCTAAAGTTGTAAGAGCTGCTGATAACTTCCAGCGAGTTACTTATGATTCTAAAGAAGCAAAAATTCAGTTCCTTATCAATCGATACAATATTCGTGGACGCGAATTGCGTAAAGATGAAATCAAAGCTTTCAATGATTATATTAAGCAAGTTGCTGAAAAAGAAAATATGAACATTGAAAACATCACAATTGATGCTTATGCTTCACCTGATGGAACTGTAGAACTCAATACTGAACTTTCAGAAGATCGTAAAAATGTTACTGAAAAGTACCTTGGCAACACAGTTAAAAAGGCAAATATTGAGATAGAAAAAGAAAAAAATGTTTATAATACAAGATCAGTTGCCGAAGACTGGGAAGGATTCAAAAAAGAACTTAAAAAATCAGACGTGCCTGACAAAGATCTTATCTTAAGAGTTCTTTCAATGTATAACGACCCTGAGGTACGTGAAAAAGAAATCAGAAATATTTCTGCAGCATTTGAAGAGCTTAAAGATGAGGTACTTCCACAATTGCGTCGTTCTGAGTTCCGCATGAAAGTTGCTGTTGTTGGTTTCTCTGATGAGGAGATAGCAAAATTTGCAAAGGAAAAGCCAGACACTCTTAATGTAGAAGAATTACTTTATGCCGCTACAATTACCGAAGATCTTGATGAGCAAAAACAAATCTTCACTACAGTAACAGAACAATATAGCGATGACTGGAGAGGTCATAATAACCTTGGTGTTGTAAACTACCTGAATGGCAATTATGCAGATGCATTAACAAGCTTTGAGGCAGCTAAAGCAATCGAAGCAAATAATAGTAAAGTATTAAACAACCTTGGAGCAGTTGCTTTAGCTCAGGGTGATGTTGAGAAAGCTTCAGAATACCTTAAAGCAGCTACAGCAGGTGGTAATGAAACAAGTTATAACCAGGCATTGATTGCCACTAAAAAAGGTGAATATGAAGATGCTGTTGATATGTATGCTAGCAGCAAATATCAAACTGTAAACTTTGCGCTTGCTAAACTATTGCAGTATAGCAGGACACAGAATGAGCAGGCTTATGATGCAGCACTTGGAATTCTTGAGAAAGTTGAAAACAAAGAAAATCCATTGCTTTACTATGTGAAAGCTGTTGTTGGAGCACGTAAGCAAGATTCAGATATGCTTTTCAATAACTTACGCACAGCAATCGAGAAAAATGCAGATCTCAAGCAAACTGCTGCTACTGATGTTGAGTTCCGTCGTTATAAAGAAGATGCAACTTTTACTTCAATAGTTGAATAA
- a CDS encoding glucose-6-phosphate isomerase, producing the protein MQISLEKSLVKNLMVHSHYERYRSMGEDIMQSIRDKTCPGNDFLGWVDLPSSLKSEELERINEVAQNLRKISEVVVVVGIGGSYLGARAVIESQKSAFKSDGCEVLYAGHQLSPGYLTELSQYLEGKKWSIIVISKSGTTTEPAIAFRYLRNMLTSRFGETAMKERVVAITDSSKGALRKLADANGLQSFVIPDDVGGRFSVFTPVGLLPIAVAGFDIKQLIQGAKQMEEQVWSDKKNNIALDYAAIRNVLYQNGNTTEVLVNYHHKFHFIAEWWKQLFGESEGKDGKGIFPASVDLTTDLHSMGQYIQDGKRNLFETVVKFENTNAKVEQIGHDDENLDNLNYLEGKSMDFVNKNALEGTMLAHNSGGVPNLMLKIENDGIDNIGGLLYFFMITCAISGLMLQVNPFNQPGVEDYKRNMFALLQKPGFEEKYKELQILRKELNF; encoded by the coding sequence ATGCAGATTTCATTGGAAAAATCATTGGTGAAAAATTTGATGGTGCACAGCCATTATGAGCGTTACCGGTCAATGGGTGAGGATATTATGCAATCTATCCGGGACAAAACCTGCCCCGGAAACGATTTTCTTGGTTGGGTTGACCTGCCATCATCACTAAAGAGTGAGGAGTTGGAAAGAATTAATGAAGTTGCCCAAAATCTTCGCAAGATTAGCGAAGTTGTGGTTGTGGTGGGAATTGGTGGTTCTTATTTAGGTGCCCGGGCTGTGATTGAATCACAAAAATCAGCGTTTAAAAGCGATGGTTGTGAGGTTTTATACGCCGGCCATCAGTTGTCACCAGGTTATTTAACAGAGCTTTCGCAATATCTGGAAGGTAAAAAATGGAGCATTATCGTAATTTCTAAATCAGGAACTACAACCGAACCAGCTATTGCTTTTCGTTATTTGCGCAATATGCTCACCTCCCGATTTGGTGAAACAGCCATGAAAGAACGTGTAGTTGCAATTACTGACTCGTCGAAAGGAGCACTTCGTAAGCTCGCCGATGCCAATGGACTGCAATCTTTTGTAATTCCAGATGATGTAGGAGGGCGCTTCTCCGTTTTTACGCCCGTTGGCTTGTTGCCAATTGCAGTTGCCGGATTTGATATAAAACAGCTAATTCAGGGTGCAAAGCAAATGGAAGAACAAGTTTGGAGCGACAAAAAAAATAATATTGCTCTTGATTATGCCGCTATTAGAAATGTACTCTATCAGAATGGAAATACTACCGAAGTATTGGTCAATTATCACCATAAGTTTCATTTTATAGCAGAATGGTGGAAACAGTTATTTGGCGAGAGCGAAGGAAAAGACGGAAAAGGTATTTTCCCGGCAAGTGTCGATCTTACTACAGACCTGCATTCAATGGGCCAATACATTCAGGATGGTAAAAGAAACCTTTTTGAAACAGTTGTGAAATTTGAAAATACTAATGCCAAAGTAGAGCAAATTGGGCATGATGACGAAAACCTCGATAACCTGAACTATCTTGAAGGTAAGTCAATGGATTTTGTAAATAAAAATGCGTTGGAAGGTACCATGCTTGCGCATAATAGCGGAGGAGTACCAAACCTGATGCTCAAAATTGAAAATGACGGCATTGACAATATTGGTGGCTTGCTCTATTTCTTTATGATTACTTGTGCCATTAGTGGACTTATGTTGCAGGTCAATCCGTTTAATCAACCGGGCGTAGAAGATTATAAACGTAATATGTTTGCATTGCTTCAAAAACCTGGATTTGAGGAAAAGTATAAAGAACTACAGATTTTACGAAAAGAACTTAATTTCTAA
- a CDS encoding 7-carboxy-7-deazaguanine synthase QueE has translation MAKSQKSYQKVDLKLLEGGKKLPLVESFYSIQGEGHHTGKPAYFIRVGGCDIACHWCDSKISWNADMHPLVSVDEIVNQVLNTPARSVVVTGGEPAMYPLNPLSTLIRRNNISNFLESSGAYEITGQWDWICISPKHNKHPLKQNLERADELKIVIFSQSDFDFAEQWKKEVSADCKLLLQPEYSQFKKMAPLMVEYVKAHPEWNISLQSHKYLDIP, from the coding sequence ATGGCAAAAAGCCAGAAATCATATCAGAAAGTTGATCTTAAGTTACTTGAAGGAGGTAAAAAGTTACCGCTCGTAGAATCTTTTTATAGCATTCAGGGAGAAGGGCACCATACTGGGAAACCCGCATATTTTATACGCGTAGGGGGATGTGATATTGCATGCCACTGGTGTGATTCAAAAATAAGCTGGAATGCCGATATGCATCCGCTGGTTTCTGTCGATGAAATTGTAAACCAGGTACTGAATACGCCAGCCCGGTCGGTAGTTGTTACTGGTGGTGAACCAGCAATGTATCCGCTGAACCCTCTTAGCACTCTGATAAGAAGGAATAATATCAGTAATTTTCTGGAGAGCAGCGGAGCTTATGAAATCACTGGACAATGGGATTGGATTTGTATAAGTCCGAAACACAACAAGCATCCCCTGAAACAAAACCTCGAAAGAGCAGATGAACTTAAAATAGTAATTTTCAGCCAAAGTGATTTTGATTTTGCAGAACAATGGAAAAAAGAAGTTTCTGCTGATTGCAAATTGCTCCTGCAACCTGAATATTCGCAATTTAAAAAGATGGCACCTTTGATGGTTGAATATGTGAAAGCGCATCCGGAATGGAATATCTCACTCCAGTCGCACAAATATTTAGATATACCTTAA
- a CDS encoding DMT family transporter: protein MENYYGEIAGIGTAVCWTATSMFFEAAGKRIGSLSVNLIRLFMAFFLLGTVTWITRGYFLPLDATSYNLTWLALSGLIGFTIGDLLLFQAFVVVGARISMLIMALAPPVAAIAGWIILGEAMTTKGLLGMMITLTGIMMVVLNRPAKEQNGKKPKLRDWFENPLGLLLAFGGAAGQAVGLVLSKKGMENYDVIASTHIRVMAGAIGFMIVFTFMRRWRRVFSALKDKKGMLFTSGGAFFGPFLGVTLSLVAVKFTSAGIAQTLTSLVPVIIILPSVFIFKERVTPREVLGAFVAVAGVAMFFI from the coding sequence ATGGAAAATTATTACGGAGAAATTGCCGGAATCGGCACTGCAGTATGTTGGACAGCAACATCCATGTTTTTTGAAGCTGCCGGAAAAAGAATTGGCTCTTTATCGGTTAATCTTATTCGGTTGTTCATGGCTTTCTTCCTTTTAGGAACTGTAACGTGGATTACAAGAGGATATTTTTTGCCACTAGATGCTACTTCATATAATCTTACCTGGTTGGCTTTGTCTGGCCTAATTGGCTTTACAATTGGTGATTTGTTGCTTTTTCAGGCTTTTGTTGTGGTTGGGGCACGTATTTCAATGTTGATTATGGCGCTTGCTCCTCCTGTTGCAGCTATTGCAGGCTGGATTATCCTGGGCGAAGCCATGACAACCAAAGGTTTGCTGGGAATGATGATAACCCTTACCGGTATTATGATGGTAGTCCTGAATCGTCCTGCAAAAGAACAAAATGGTAAAAAACCAAAACTAAGAGACTGGTTTGAAAATCCTCTGGGCCTTTTACTCGCCTTTGGTGGTGCTGCCGGTCAGGCCGTTGGACTTGTGCTGAGCAAAAAAGGAATGGAAAATTACGATGTAATTGCCTCAACACATATACGTGTGATGGCCGGAGCAATTGGTTTTATGATTGTGTTTACCTTTATGCGCAGGTGGAGGCGTGTGTTTTCTGCTCTAAAAGATAAAAAAGGTATGCTCTTTACTTCAGGAGGGGCTTTTTTTGGCCCATTTTTAGGGGTAACCTTATCATTAGTTGCAGTTAAGTTTACATCTGCAGGGATTGCTCAAACACTTACTTCACTTGTCCCTGTAATTATAATTTTACCCTCGGTCTTTATTTTTAAGGAGCGGGTTACACCACGCGAAGTCCTTGGTGCTTTTGTTGCAGTTGCTGGTGTGGCAATGTTTTTTATTTAA
- a CDS encoding cyclic 2,3-diphosphoglycerate synthase — protein MAKRNVIIIGAAGRDFHNFNTYYRDNDSFNVVAFTAAQIPDIDGRKYPAELAGSLYPDGIPIHGEEELEKLIVDLKADECVFSYSDVPYEHVMRMASRVNAAGAAFSLIGGNDTMIKSTKPVIAVGAVRTGCGKSQTSRRIIELLMEAGLKVVAIRHPMPYGDLAKQKVQRFAKIEDLEKHDCTIEEMEEYEPHITRGNVIYAGVDYEAIVREAENDPDGCDVILWDGGNNDFPFYKPDLMVTVVDPHRPGHELKYYPGETTLRLSDVVVINKMDSADADNIQIVRESIAKVAPEAMVVDGASPLTIDKPEIIRGKKVLVVEDGPTLTHGEMKIGAGTVAARKAGAAEMVDPREYAVGRLNETFQIYPGIGKLLPAMGYGEEQKKDLEKTINNTPCDAVVIATPIDLNRIVKIDKPTVKVGYDLQEIGQPSLAQPIEDFIKKHNLK, from the coding sequence ATGGCAAAACGTAATGTCATTATCATTGGTGCTGCTGGTCGTGATTTTCACAACTTCAACACCTATTACAGAGACAACGATTCATTTAACGTTGTTGCTTTTACTGCAGCCCAAATTCCAGATATTGATGGCCGCAAATATCCGGCCGAATTAGCAGGAAGCCTATATCCAGATGGAATTCCAATTCATGGTGAAGAGGAGCTTGAAAAGCTTATCGTAGATCTTAAAGCTGATGAATGTGTATTTTCATATAGTGATGTGCCATATGAACACGTAATGCGCATGGCTTCACGAGTGAATGCTGCTGGAGCAGCGTTTTCATTAATAGGCGGAAATGACACAATGATTAAGAGTACAAAGCCTGTTATTGCTGTTGGTGCAGTTCGTACAGGTTGCGGAAAATCACAAACATCACGTCGTATTATTGAACTTTTAATGGAAGCCGGATTAAAAGTTGTTGCAATTCGTCACCCAATGCCTTATGGTGATTTGGCAAAACAAAAAGTTCAGCGTTTTGCTAAAATTGAGGATCTTGAAAAGCATGACTGTACAATTGAAGAGATGGAGGAATACGAACCGCATATTACACGTGGAAATGTAATTTATGCTGGTGTTGACTATGAAGCCATTGTCAGAGAAGCAGAAAATGATCCTGATGGATGTGATGTTATTTTATGGGATGGTGGAAATAACGATTTCCCATTTTATAAGCCCGACTTAATGGTAACGGTTGTTGACCCTCATCGCCCGGGACACGAATTAAAATACTATCCTGGTGAAACTACACTTCGTTTATCTGACGTTGTGGTAATCAACAAAATGGATAGCGCTGATGCAGATAACATCCAAATCGTGCGTGAAAGCATTGCAAAAGTAGCTCCCGAAGCTATGGTTGTAGATGGTGCTTCGCCATTAACGATAGATAAACCAGAGATTATTCGCGGCAAGAAAGTATTGGTTGTTGAAGACGGACCAACACTTACACACGGTGAAATGAAAATTGGTGCCGGAACTGTTGCAGCCCGCAAAGCAGGTGCAGCTGAGATGGTTGACCCAAGAGAATATGCCGTTGGCAGATTAAACGAAACATTCCAGATTTATCCTGGAATTGGAAAATTACTTCCGGCAATGGGTTACGGTGAAGAACAGAAAAAAGATTTGGAAAAAACAATCAACAACACACCTTGTGATGCAGTTGTTATTGCTACCCCGATTGACTTGAACCGTATTGTTAAGATAGACAAGCCAACTGTAAAAGTTGGATACGACCTTCAGGAAATTGGTCAGCCTTCACTTGCACAACCAATTGAAGACTTTATCAAAAAGCACAACCTGAAATAA
- a CDS encoding SpoIIE family protein phosphatase has translation METGDDKIKTIRNKLSEAPLFIGTQGYQLETVIRASMLVEYTDGQIIFEKGDRANGFFIILEGKVKIHARQIKYIELGPGKYFGEYALIEKQPHSSTVTAINHCKCLVMPPDIFNNLLQQSLPFSNRLLQTLIHRLRSKDKLEISLTEKNAEISEQNEKISEQNQKIREQNERIHESIEYAGMIQSTILPSTKLLEMKLENYFLIFHPREKVSGDFYWFAQKENKYCVAISDCTGHGVPGSMISILGISFLNEIINQLDQPDPGEILTLLNNKMQNALNQNHERYHSHDGMDIAFIVIDFDNMELSFAGAQSPMYLVRNNELSVFDPNKVNVGTAPNNYQFTTQDTLLDRDDMLYFFTDGLVDQLGGEEYKRYGTCQLKDLLMQIADQDPQVQEQAILDSFWEWKGEGKQTDDVTLLGIRV, from the coding sequence ATGGAAACTGGAGATGATAAAATAAAAACTATCAGGAACAAATTATCTGAAGCCCCCCTTTTTATTGGCACTCAAGGCTACCAACTAGAAACTGTAATACGTGCATCGATGTTGGTTGAATACACCGATGGTCAAATCATTTTCGAAAAAGGAGATCGAGCCAATGGCTTTTTTATCATTTTAGAAGGAAAAGTAAAAATACATGCAAGGCAAATCAAGTACATTGAGTTAGGGCCGGGTAAATATTTCGGGGAATATGCACTCATAGAAAAACAACCCCACTCCTCCACGGTAACTGCCATTAACCATTGCAAGTGTCTTGTTATGCCGCCCGATATTTTCAACAATTTATTGCAACAGAGTTTACCTTTTAGCAACAGGTTATTGCAAACCCTGATACACAGACTACGATCGAAAGACAAACTTGAAATATCACTTACAGAAAAAAATGCAGAAATAAGTGAGCAAAATGAAAAAATAAGTGAGCAAAACCAGAAAATACGGGAACAGAATGAACGCATACACGAAAGCATTGAGTATGCCGGGATGATACAATCGACCATACTCCCATCGACTAAGCTACTGGAAATGAAACTTGAGAATTATTTTCTCATATTTCATCCCAGGGAGAAGGTAAGCGGTGATTTTTATTGGTTTGCTCAGAAAGAAAACAAATATTGTGTAGCCATATCGGACTGTACAGGACATGGCGTTCCGGGAAGTATGATCAGCATACTTGGCATTTCATTTCTAAATGAGATAATTAATCAGCTGGACCAACCAGACCCGGGCGAAATACTAACGTTGCTTAACAATAAAATGCAGAATGCATTGAATCAAAATCATGAAAGATATCATTCGCATGACGGTATGGACATTGCATTTATAGTAATTGATTTTGACAATATGGAGCTCTCATTCGCCGGGGCCCAAAGCCCGATGTACCTGGTTCGCAATAACGAATTGTCTGTTTTCGATCCTAATAAAGTTAATGTGGGAACAGCCCCAAATAATTACCAATTCACAACACAAGACACTTTGCTTGACCGTGATGATATGCTTTATTTCTTTACCGATGGTCTTGTAGATCAGCTTGGTGGCGAAGAATACAAACGCTATGGAACTTGTCAACTCAAAGATCTGCTCATGCAGATTGCTGATCAGGACCCTCAAGTGCAGGAGCAAGCTATTCTGGACAGTTTTTGGGAATGGAAAGGAGAAGGGAAGCAAACAGATGATGTAACGTTACTAGGGATTAGGGTATAA
- a CDS encoding T9SS type A sorting domain-containing protein, with translation MKKFFVMLLFIAAGELLCAQFNQQAPVVISEQIENAAYLYPQVAASDSGYYVTWYDENQNFKMYMQYVNPKGEPQWASPLLVTDYTQDSWISDYSLKSDGDNAYVFFGDARNGLTDKDIFGYKINSNGEFLWGEPGVELIVATGYDSEYSPNMALMPFGDVVAAWNKMDADGYSINMQWLNSDGERLWEDGLKIAETDIRLFNPNVMPATDSTVFLVYTYQNGQYGDKQVLAQQIDTSGQNVWDSALLVTGNSGIGYGRRLKLHSSSDSGIYITWYGDPDGNTLNDVFTQHVDLNGNMRYESGGLNLSVNNQMNQTTPSCLGEDWEGNALFAWHETPTSKESNFTKIQKIDQTGNLLYENSALTISDTLTAIGDGTLQYGKVFLPAMENTSQGALAIYDLENDSINIVSVGTDNATNSVLANGQFVFASVTDVNSNSQVQLHNVYRTGQSGVEPVLTDAALASFAGIQDFSPDSVFYFMMQDSAHVWDNFAAGMNIYQTVEYLDTPKYEPGNYRVKVTSQDSSVQFYQFSWVNEPLASIESLSSDYDLWTHVDYENNDAWAEMIFVKDPQKLLNFELSPGARIFLNGKWDADYSRINDTASQFFGPYRLNYDSAFVNFEILDYQGNQIDWRLVMTVGGGIQTSSFSGKIYPNPVSNVLHVESNQIVETVTLLSIDGRPIDDFTVNSRHAVLPVQKLVPGTYILLIKQNGKYKSKIFTRKP, from the coding sequence ATGAAGAAATTTTTTGTAATGTTGCTTTTTATTGCAGCAGGTGAATTGTTATGTGCTCAGTTTAACCAGCAAGCACCGGTAGTTATAAGTGAACAAATAGAGAATGCTGCGTATTTGTACCCGCAGGTTGCTGCCAGCGATAGCGGTTACTATGTAACCTGGTACGATGAGAATCAAAATTTTAAAATGTATATGCAGTATGTTAATCCTAAAGGTGAGCCCCAATGGGCAAGCCCCCTGCTTGTGACTGATTACACTCAGGATTCATGGATAAGTGACTACTCCCTGAAATCTGATGGTGATAATGCTTATGTTTTTTTTGGTGATGCGCGAAATGGATTAACAGATAAAGATATTTTTGGATACAAAATTAACTCAAACGGGGAGTTTCTATGGGGAGAACCAGGAGTAGAGCTAATTGTCGCTACAGGCTATGATTCTGAATATTCTCCTAATATGGCATTAATGCCTTTTGGAGATGTGGTTGCTGCATGGAATAAAATGGATGCCGATGGGTATTCAATCAACATGCAGTGGCTTAATTCTGATGGAGAGCGCTTATGGGAAGATGGGCTTAAAATTGCAGAAACTGATATTAGACTTTTTAATCCAAATGTAATGCCTGCTACAGATTCTACCGTTTTCCTGGTGTACACATACCAAAACGGACAATACGGAGATAAACAGGTGCTTGCCCAACAAATCGACACATCAGGTCAAAATGTATGGGATTCTGCGCTTTTGGTGACAGGTAATTCAGGCATTGGATACGGTCGTCGACTAAAATTACATTCATCGTCAGATTCAGGTATTTACATTACCTGGTATGGTGATCCTGATGGCAATACACTCAATGATGTATTTACGCAACATGTTGACCTTAATGGAAATATGCGTTACGAAAGCGGAGGGTTAAATCTTTCTGTAAATAACCAAATGAACCAGACTACACCATCATGTCTGGGCGAAGACTGGGAAGGTAATGCTTTGTTTGCCTGGCACGAAACACCTACCAGTAAAGAAAGTAATTTTACAAAAATCCAGAAAATTGACCAGACCGGTAACTTATTGTATGAAAACAGTGCTTTAACAATTTCTGACACACTTACAGCAATTGGAGATGGTACTTTGCAATATGGAAAAGTATTTTTGCCGGCTATGGAAAACACTTCTCAGGGAGCCCTTGCAATTTATGATTTAGAAAACGATTCCATTAATATTGTATCTGTAGGTACCGATAATGCAACCAATTCAGTATTGGCTAATGGTCAATTTGTATTTGCGTCAGTCACAGATGTAAATTCAAATTCACAAGTGCAACTGCATAATGTTTACCGGACTGGTCAGTCAGGTGTTGAGCCCGTTTTAACAGACGCTGCGTTAGCCTCATTTGCTGGTATCCAGGACTTTTCGCCTGATTCCGTTTTCTATTTTATGATGCAGGATTCAGCACATGTATGGGATAATTTTGCCGCCGGTATGAATATTTACCAAACAGTTGAATACCTCGATACCCCTAAATATGAACCCGGAAACTACCGTGTGAAAGTTACTTCTCAGGATAGCTCAGTACAGTTTTATCAGTTTAGCTGGGTGAATGAACCGCTGGCAAGTATAGAAAGTCTTAGTAGTGATTATGATCTGTGGACGCATGTCGACTATGAAAATAATGATGCCTGGGCTGAAATGATTTTTGTGAAAGATCCTCAAAAATTGTTGAATTTTGAGCTCAGTCCGGGTGCCAGAATATTTTTAAATGGTAAATGGGATGCAGATTATAGCCGTATTAATGATACAGCCAGCCAGTTCTTTGGCCCCTATCGCCTTAATTATGATAGTGCTTTTGTGAATTTTGAAATTCTGGATTACCAGGGAAATCAAATTGATTGGCGGTTGGTGATGACAGTCGGAGGAGGAATTCAAACTAGCTCCTTTTCAGGTAAGATTTATCCAAACCCTGTCTCAAATGTGCTGCATGTTGAATCAAATCAAATAGTTGAGACTGTTACCTTACTTTCAATTGATGGCAGACCAATCGATGATTTTACTGTGAATAGTAGACATGCTGTTTTACCGGTTCAAAAACTGGTGCCAGGAACCTATATCCTGCTTATTAAGCAAAATGGAAAATATAAAAGTAAGATATTTACCAGGAAACCTTAA
- a CDS encoding DUF4924 family protein — MFIAKKKRKENIIEYLLYMYQIEDTIRAVSLDFNKLDEKVISNYKVDEAQKKELRDWYKELIKQMKSEGIEEKGHLSFLKTLGGEVNDLHLWLNEQKELAVYKNDYEKAKPFLLEFQYKLKSDYTTEVDIALNALYYYVLTRMKQEDINKETEEAIRIISQFLRNLAKYFNQYEKGKLRID, encoded by the coding sequence ATGTTTATAGCTAAAAAGAAAAGAAAAGAGAATATAATTGAGTATTTGCTATACATGTATCAGATAGAAGATACTATAAGAGCGGTTTCCCTCGATTTTAATAAGCTTGATGAAAAAGTTATTTCAAATTATAAAGTTGATGAAGCACAAAAAAAAGAACTGCGCGATTGGTATAAAGAACTAATAAAACAAATGAAATCAGAGGGCATAGAGGAGAAAGGGCATTTAAGTTTTCTTAAGACGCTGGGAGGGGAGGTTAATGATTTACATCTTTGGCTAAATGAACAAAAAGAATTAGCTGTTTATAAAAATGATTATGAAAAGGCTAAACCCTTCCTTTTAGAGTTTCAATATAAACTTAAGTCTGATTATACTACCGAGGTTGATATCGCGCTCAATGCTCTTTATTATTATGTATTGACAAGAATGAAGCAAGAAGACATTAATAAAGAAACCGAGGAGGCAATTAGAATTATAAGTCAGTTTTTACGAAACTTAGCCAAATATTTTAATCAATATGAAAAAGGAAAACTTCGAATTGATTGA
- a CDS encoding ACP phosphodiesterase, producing the protein MNYLAHLYLSGENNEVKVGNFIADAVKGRNLSKYPEGLQNGIKLHRCIDDFTDQHPIVLDVNKIFAPAYKKYAGIVTDMIFDHFLASNWQKFHEQTLSEYVDEVNEVLLSWFYIMPRRIQLMMPFWVKHRWPEIYSSPDGLIRALNGMPRYTSLPPRSDFVQEVLKKEQSGLQRAFNDFFVALSQEFYDAENN; encoded by the coding sequence ATGAACTATTTGGCACATTTGTATCTCTCTGGAGAAAATAATGAAGTGAAAGTTGGAAATTTCATTGCAGATGCTGTAAAAGGACGTAACTTGTCTAAATATCCTGAAGGCCTGCAAAATGGAATTAAACTCCACCGCTGTATAGATGATTTTACAGACCAGCATCCAATTGTGCTTGATGTAAATAAAATATTTGCCCCGGCATATAAAAAATATGCTGGTATAGTAACAGACATGATTTTCGATCATTTTTTAGCTAGTAATTGGCAAAAATTTCACGAACAAACCTTGTCTGAATATGTTGATGAAGTAAATGAAGTGTTATTATCCTGGTTTTACATAATGCCACGTCGAATTCAATTAATGATGCCATTCTGGGTGAAACACAGGTGGCCGGAAATATACAGCAGTCCTGATGGTTTAATTAGAGCCCTAAATGGTATGCCAAGGTATACTTCCTTACCACCAAGGAGTGATTTTGTGCAAGAAGTGCTTAAAAAGGAGCAATCCGGCCTGCAGCGTGCTTTTAATGACTTTTTTGTTGCTTTAAGCCAGGAGTTTTATGATGCTGAAAATAATTAA